A region of the Leptospira noumeaensis genome:
TGGCAAAAACATTTACTCTTAAGTTTGTATGGTCTTGGATCTCTTTGCCGATTTTTGGATCAGTAATCAAAGAATTGGGATCTAACTGCTGTTGTAATAGTAAAGAACAACTACCCATAACACCTGCGGATAGAATCACAAAATCCGAATTATAAGTGGAACGATTCGTTTTCACTCCTTTGGTGTATCCGTTTTCATCAAAAAGAATCCTTTCGACTTTTTCATTTAAAATTGTCTTAAACTTCTTTTTACCCAATACTGACAGAACCGAAGTTCTAAAGAATGTGCGAACTGTATTAAAAATTGGCCCACATGCTTCCTTCTCCGAAACACTCATATTATCGAGAGCTATACCCCGACTTTTTAAAGTTTCTAAAAATGAATTGTCTATATAGTTTAGTGGAGCTTTTTTAATGGTAATTTTATTCTTCACTACTTTGTTTTCAGAATAAAGCAGTTCGTGACTCTCATTTAAATCAGACACCTCAAATTCGAATTGCTTTAGTATCGGTATCCATTTGGATAAAAAACCAAAAACATGTACAGCCCCGTTCATCACTGAGGCTCCACCTAACAAATTTGACTGATAAAATGGAATTTTACGACCATTGGCTAAATCAAACTCTGTCTTATGAATATACTCCGAATTTTTCCTTCTGAATAAAATACCAATCATTAATGGAACACGATAGAGCAATGGATATGCTTTATACTCACTTTTTTCAATGACTGTTACCGCAAATTTCTCCTGAAGACGATTTGCAATGACAATACCTGCGGTTCCTCCGCCAATGATGATGACTTTTTTCTTATTCATATAATCCTTACTAATTCTACTGAAAAACTTGATCAGCTGATTCATAATCATCTGGTCGCCCAATATCGATCCAAGATTCATGCATCGGATAAACTATTGTTTTCCTTTTGGTTGCCTTTATCTTACTAAAGAGAGTTGGCATATCTGTATATTCATCTTGGTTCAAATAACTAAAAATTTCAGGATTAAGAGCGTAGATTCCCGCATTTACGTGAGTTTTATAGATTGGCTTTTCTTCGAAGTCGATGATATCAACACCTTTGGTATGGACTACACCAAAAGGATGCTGCCATTCGTGCATTCGCACTGCCATTGTTGCCACTGCTTTATGATCATGGTGAAATTCTAATAAATCACTATATCGAATATGGGTTAATACATCCCCATTGGAAACTAAAAACGGATGTTTAATCTTCTCTCTGATAAGACTCAGTGCACCTGCTGTTCCTAAAGGTTTATCCTCGTTTAAATATCGAATTTCAACATCCCATTTTTTCCCATCTTGAAAATACTCTTCGATCATATGTCCGAGATAATGAACAGAAATAATAAATCTTTGAAAACCGTCTGCTTTTGCCCTTTCAATGATATGTTCCAAGATTGGTTTCCCAGCTACCGGCAATAATGGTTTGGGACAATTTTCTGTATAAGGGCGAAGTCGGACACCCTTACCCCCAGCCATAATCACAAACACATTCTCCCTCTTTTCCGGCAGGAGAATTTCATCTAACACATGTAAGCCTAATACTTTCCGATTTTCATCAACAATGGGAATTTGATGAATTTTATTGGCTTTCATTAGTTGCAAAACCAATTCTCGGCTCATGGATGGAGTGACGACAAAAGAATTTGGATTTAAGATACCCTGAACGGTGGCAGTCATATCCATTCCTTTCAAGAGTCCCCTGCGAATGTCACCATCGGTGATGGTACCAAGTAAACTATTTCCCTCATCAACGACTAACACAACTTGTAGTGCTGTTAACTCAAGATTTTGTATCGCTTTTTCAATTGAGTCGCTTGATCGAAGTAGTGCTTTATGCCAATGGTTGGACATTTATTTATTACTCTTACTCGTAAGATTTAAGAATACGGAACGCTTCTGCAAACATTGTGCCTCTTTGAGAGCCCCGCAAAATTGCTAATGCTTTAACAGAATCTAAACTTCTAGGAAAAGGATGCTCTCCCAATTCACCCTCATACTCTTTTAATATTTCCACTTTTCGTTCGAAAAAATCAGAAATATCTACATATAAATTTGCCGAGATGGAATCAATTTCACCAAAATTTGTTTCTGACAATATCTCCATCTCAAGGATAGATTTTATATTTAAGTTTCTAAATTTCTTTGTAACAGAAATTCCTATCTGATGAGTGATTTTATGATCAGTATGGGGATCCTGAGCCGATGGTAATAGAACAATCTCTGGCTGATGTTTTTTAACGATATCCAATACTGGACTTATTAATTCAGAAAATGAGTACTTATCAAGCCCGGTCGGCTCAAAACCTAAGTTATACACATAGTCAAAAGGATACATTCGTGATACGTTTTGAATTTCCGCTTCACGCCGATTGATTTGGTC
Encoded here:
- a CDS encoding GMC oxidoreductase, which gives rise to MNKKKVIIIGGGTAGIVIANRLQEKFAVTVIEKSEYKAYPLLYRVPLMIGILFRRKNSEYIHKTEFDLANGRKIPFYQSNLLGGASVMNGAVHVFGFLSKWIPILKQFEFEVSDLNESHELLYSENKVVKNKITIKKAPLNYIDNSFLETLKSRGIALDNMSVSEKEACGPIFNTVRTFFRTSVLSVLGKKKFKTILNEKVERILFDENGYTKGVKTNRSTYNSDFVILSAGVMGSCSLLLQQQLDPNSLITDPKIGKEIQDHTNLRVNVFANHPLNSLNEVYASFWKKMILGIKHFLGIPTVMRGTGATSAAYLDLDKDGEIDTRIQILQFSESGRHGSKGSVFNTSEPSFSISINAIHPLSKGYVSFQDGKLKVDPKFLSTESDVTLLKLAIKYCIELLKSAPIRDHVKEIDQLDLMEKDPDKYIQDTMYSGHHLIGGLQNSITSDFELKNCKGLYVCDASVFDRFVASNIHSSVVLLADMFAKKFINKQG
- a CDS encoding nucleotidyltransferase family protein: MSNHWHKALLRSSDSIEKAIQNLELTALQVVLVVDEGNSLLGTITDGDIRRGLLKGMDMTATVQGILNPNSFVVTPSMSRELVLQLMKANKIHQIPIVDENRKVLGLHVLDEILLPEKRENVFVIMAGGKGVRLRPYTENCPKPLLPVAGKPILEHIIERAKADGFQRFIISVHYLGHMIEEYFQDGKKWDVEIRYLNEDKPLGTAGALSLIREKIKHPFLVSNGDVLTHIRYSDLLEFHHDHKAVATMAVRMHEWQHPFGVVHTKGVDIIDFEEKPIYKTHVNAGIYALNPEIFSYLNQDEYTDMPTLFSKIKATKRKTIVYPMHESWIDIGRPDDYESADQVFQ
- a CDS encoding PIG-L deacetylase family protein, with the protein product MNKKSILVFTPHPDDETLGAGGFLLSKKKAGYDLIWLIMTHMKEEFGWTKDQINRREAEIQNVSRMYPFDYVYNLGFEPTGLDKYSFSELISPVLDIVKKHQPEIVLLPSAQDPHTDHKITHQIGISVTKKFRNLNIKSILEMEILSETNFGEIDSISANLYVDISDFFERKVEILKEYEGELGEHPFPRSLDSVKALAILRGSQRGTMFAEAFRILKSYE